AGAGCCTGATCCGCCGCATGGAAGATCGCCTCGGCGTCCGCGTCCAGACCAGCTGGGGCATGACCGAGCTGTCGCCCATGGGCACCCTGTCGCCGCCTGACGAGGTCGCCCTGGCCTCGGGCCGCCCGGCCATGGGCCTGGACATGCTGCTGACCGACGCCGAGGGCGTTCCCCTGCCCGAGCAGCGCAATGTCGTCGGCCATCTGAAGGTCAAGGGACCGAGCGTGGCGCGCCAGTATTTCAAGGCCGCGGCCCCGGCGCTGGATGCCGACGGCTGGTTCGACACCGGCGACCTGGCCATCATCGACGACGGCGGCGCCCTGACGCTGGCCGGCCGGTCCAAGGATCTGATCAAGTCGGGCGGCGAGTGGATCAATCCGGTCGATATCGAGGACATCATCGGCGCCGATCCATCGGTCGGCCTGGTCGCCGTCATCGCCCGGGTCGACGACAAATGGGGCGAGCGCCCCCTGCTGGTGGTCGAGCCGCGTCAGGGCCATTCGGTCGAGAGCGGCGCACTGCTGAAATCACTCAAGGGCAGGGTCGCGGACTGGTGGATTCCGGACCGGGTGGTCCAGGTCGAGGCCATGCCCCTGGCCGCGACCGGCAAGATCGACAAGACGCGGCTTCGCGCGGACTACGGCCAGGCCTTAGGATGACCATCGATCCTTACAGGCCGCTCGCGAATCGGGCGCCGCCGCCCGAACTCGAGACCCGCGCCATGACGACCCCCAAAGCCGCACCCAAGGCCGCCGCGAAGGCGAAGACCGCCAAGGCCGCGACCGCCAAACCCGCCGCCCGCCCCAAGGGCCGGTCCAAGGCCGAGCAGCGCGCCGAGAGCCTGGAACTGATGCTGGACGCGGCCGAGGAGCTGTTCTCCAAACACGGCATGTACGGCGTGACGCTGAAGGACGTGGCGCAGAAGATCGGGGTGCACACCTCGCTGATGCACTACTACTTCGAAGACAAGCAGGACCTGTTCCATCAGGTCGTGCGGCGCCGGGCGCCGATCACGATCGGACGCCGGGTCGAGGCGATGAAGCGCTATGCCGAAGAGGTGGGCGACCATCCGACGGTCGAGGGCTCGCTGCGGGCGTTCCTCGACACCGATCTGAACCTCTACATCGAGGGCGGCGAGGGCTGGCGGAACTACGGCGCCCTTGGCGGTCAGCTGAACAACACCCCGGCCTGGGGCGCGGCGGTGATGTGGGAAAACTTCGACCCCGTCGTGCTGCAACTCATCGACCTGCTCAAGAAGGCGATGCCGGACGCGGCCGAGGAAGACATCTTCTGGGGCTACCACTTCGTCACCGGCGCCCTGACGCTGAGCCTCGCCCGCACGGGGCGGATCGACCACCTGTCGGGCGGCCTGTGCCAGTCCGAGGACTTCGAGGCCATCCGGGCGCGGATGGCGAAATTCATGGCCGGCGGCTTCCTGGCGATCTGCGAATCCCGGTCCGCCGAACGTAAAGCGAGTACAGATGGCTGAGTTCGCAGGTTTCCCCGTCGCGGCCCGGCCCGAGGACCTGGGTTTCGACAGCGCCCGACTGGGACGCCTGGACGACTATATGGCCGGAATGGTTGAGGCGGGCCGCGTCGCCGGCGTCACGACCCTGATCCTGCGCCACGGCAAGGTCGCCGCCTTCAGGACCCACGGTTCGGCCGTGCTGGGCGGCGCGACGCCCCTGAGCCCCGACGCCATCTTCCGCATCTATTCGATGACCAAGCCGATCGCGGCGACGGCGATGATGATCCTGTTCGAGGAGGGCCACTGGGTCCTCGACGATCCGGTGACGAAATTCATTCCCGAGTTCGAGAACCTCAAGGTCTGCGTCGGCGTCGGTCCCGACGGCGAGATGATCATCGAGGAGGCCAAACGCGCGCCGGCCCTGCGCGAGGTGATGAGCCACACCGCCGGCTTCGCCTATGGCCTCTTCCCCGACTACCACCCGCTGGAGAAGGCCTATTTCGTCGAGGCCATCGCACGCCCGGACGGCGCCCAGGCCTTCGTCGACAAGGTGGCGGCCCAGCCCCTGATGTTCCAGCCGGGCGGCGAGTGGTTCTACTCCATCGCCTCGGGCATCCTCGGCGTCATCGTCAGCCGCATCTCGGGCCAGACGTTCGGCGACTTCCTGCAGGACCGGATCTTCGGCCCGCTGGGCATGGTCGACACCGGCTTCCAGACGGGCGTCGACAAGGCCGACCGGCTGGTGACCTTCTATCAGGACGACGGCCAGGGCGGGCTGAAGGAAGTCACCGAGGTCCTGAACGCCCCGATCAATCCGTTCATCGCCCCACCGCCGTTCGAGGACGGCGGCGGCGGACTGGTCTCGACGATCACCGACTATGCCCGCTTCACCCAGATGATCCTTAACAGGGGCGAGCTGGACGGCGTGCGCATCCTGGCGCCGGTCACGGTCGAGCTGATGTCGACCAATGTGATCCCCGATGCGGTTCTGGCGACCTCGCATCCCCTGAGGCTGCTGCCCTTCAATCCCGCCTTCGGCTTCGGCCTCGGCTTCTCGGTCATGAACGATCCCCGCCGGATGGGGTCGGTTGAGGGACGCGGGACCCTGGCCTGGGGCGGGATGGGTGGCACCTGGTTCTGGATCGACCCCGAGAATGACCTGGCCTTCGTCGGCCTGATCCAGCGGTTCGCCGACCCGATCTCCGGCGAGTTCCGCGCCAAGGCCCGCACCTTCACCTACGCGGCGCTCACGCGGCCCGATCTCTGACTTCGCGAACAATAGACGGGTCTCAAGGCCCGCTTTCGAGGAAACGAAAATGACCACCGTCACCGCTGACGACGCCGAGGTCCCCGCCTCGCCGCCCGCCGAGTTCCGCAAGACCAAATGGGGCGTGGTCTGGCTTCTGACCCTGACCCTGTTCACGGCCCTGACCGTCGGCGGCCTGCTGGCCCCGCTGCAGGAGGCGGCCAAGGCCGATCTGAAGATCACCGACGTCCAGCTGGCCATGATCGTCGGCACGGCCACAGCCATTCCGACCGCCATCCTGGCCCTGCCCATCGCCTGGTGGGTGGACCACAAGACGCGCAACCGGATGCTGGTCGTCCTGGCCTCGCTGTGGGCCATCGGCACCATCGCCACCGCCTTCGTCGCCGATTTCTACGGCCTGTTCGCCGCCCGTCTGGTCGCCGGCATCGGCGCGGGCACGGCCTTCCCGGTCGTCGTCTCCCTGCTGGCCGACGTCTGCATGCCGCAGAAGCGCGGCCGGTCGATGCTGCTGCTCTCGATCGGGGCCTGGGCCGGTGTCGCGGCGGCTTTCGCCGTCGGCGGCAGCCTGTTCGGCTATCTGGAGGCCCATCCGAGCGCCTTCGTCGCCGGCATGGCGCCCTGGCGCGAGACCCATCTGCTGACCGGAATCGCCGCCGCCCTCCTGACCCTGCCCCTGCTGCTGATCCGCGAGCCCAAACGCTATGAGGTCGAGCAGCAGAGCATCGCCCTGATGCCGACCCTGCGCGCCTTCTGGAAGCGCAAGATGTTCCTGGGCCCGCTGCTGGTCGGCAATTTCGCCGGCGGCCTGGCCGAGGGCGCTGCAGCCCTGTGGATGGGCTCCATCCTGGTGCGTCAGTACCACCAGTCGCCCGGCCAGTTCGGCGGCTGGGTGGGTCTGGTGATCCTCGGCGGCGGCGTGGTCGGCTCGATCCTGGGCGGCTTCACGGCTGACTGGGCGCAGAAGTTGAAGATGCGCGGCGCGATTCTGCTG
The genomic region above belongs to Brevundimonas goettingensis and contains:
- a CDS encoding TetR/AcrR family transcriptional regulator, which produces MTTPKAAPKAAAKAKTAKAATAKPAARPKGRSKAEQRAESLELMLDAAEELFSKHGMYGVTLKDVAQKIGVHTSLMHYYFEDKQDLFHQVVRRRAPITIGRRVEAMKRYAEEVGDHPTVEGSLRAFLDTDLNLYIEGGEGWRNYGALGGQLNNTPAWGAAVMWENFDPVVLQLIDLLKKAMPDAAEEDIFWGYHFVTGALTLSLARTGRIDHLSGGLCQSEDFEAIRARMAKFMAGGFLAICESRSAERKASTDG
- a CDS encoding serine hydrolase domain-containing protein, with the translated sequence MAEFAGFPVAARPEDLGFDSARLGRLDDYMAGMVEAGRVAGVTTLILRHGKVAAFRTHGSAVLGGATPLSPDAIFRIYSMTKPIAATAMMILFEEGHWVLDDPVTKFIPEFENLKVCVGVGPDGEMIIEEAKRAPALREVMSHTAGFAYGLFPDYHPLEKAYFVEAIARPDGAQAFVDKVAAQPLMFQPGGEWFYSIASGILGVIVSRISGQTFGDFLQDRIFGPLGMVDTGFQTGVDKADRLVTFYQDDGQGGLKEVTEVLNAPINPFIAPPPFEDGGGGLVSTITDYARFTQMILNRGELDGVRILAPVTVELMSTNVIPDAVLATSHPLRLLPFNPAFGFGLGFSVMNDPRRMGSVEGRGTLAWGGMGGTWFWIDPENDLAFVGLIQRFADPISGEFRAKARTFTYAALTRPDL
- a CDS encoding MFS transporter; this encodes MTTVTADDAEVPASPPAEFRKTKWGVVWLLTLTLFTALTVGGLLAPLQEAAKADLKITDVQLAMIVGTATAIPTAILALPIAWWVDHKTRNRMLVVLASLWAIGTIATAFVADFYGLFAARLVAGIGAGTAFPVVVSLLADVCMPQKRGRSMLLLSIGAWAGVAAAFAVGGSLFGYLEAHPSAFVAGMAPWRETHLLTGIAAALLTLPLLLIREPKRYEVEQQSIALMPTLRAFWKRKMFLGPLLVGNFAGGLAEGAAALWMGSILVRQYHQSPGQFGGWVGLVILGGGVVGSILGGFTADWAQKLKMRGAILLPAVAATAISIPASAYPIMPTVTGFAWVLFALLTGGAIVNLVNTAAIAVLLPNEERATSIAALKIVATVVGGPITGVIVVGMASHFSGPNGMGISLTWLGVVTGVLSLGGYWFAMANAPRKVADETEASA